In one window of Heterodontus francisci isolate sHetFra1 chromosome X, sHetFra1.hap1, whole genome shotgun sequence DNA:
- the LOC137358643 gene encoding probable G-protein coupled receptor 139 encodes MHGIPRGLVFGLYYPVIATMGVSTNLAVIVILSRGRCGLSRCITFYLMSMAVTDLLVIITAVILNQIVGIYFPSSFLFITPVCSFSFVLMAASRDCSVWVTVMFTFDRFVAICCQKLKTKYCTVKTAAVVIGTVCGLSCFKNTFWYFIYKPLYAINNIPWFCKIKSTFYTSPAWAAFDWIHCITIPVLPFILILLLNALTVRHILVAIRIRRRLQVRSNVENQSDPEMKNRRKSIILLFCVSSSFILLWLLFLITVLYVRIAKITYFSGSNYSGSIFTLEEGGYMLQILSSCINPFIYAGTQSKFRDELRNGVKYPWTLIAKLFKK; translated from the exons ATGCACGGCATACCAAGAGGTCTGGTGTTTGGCCTTTATTATCCTGTCATTGCAACTATGGGTGTTTCAA ctaacttggcagtgattgtgattctgtcccgaggaagatgtggtctctccagatgtatcactttcTACTTGatgtccatggcagtgacggatctcctggtcattatcacagctgTGATATTAAACCAGATTGttggtatttatttcccatccaGTTTCCTGTTTATCACTCCGGTCTGTAGCTTCAGTTTTGTGTTAATGGCTGCAAGCAGAGACTGTTCGGTCTGGGTAACCGTCatgttcacctttgatcgatttgtagccatttgttgccagaagctaaaaacaaaatattgcaccgtgaAAACAGCAGCAGTGGTTATAGGGACAGTTTGTGGTTTGAGTTGTTTCAAAAATACATTTTGGTACTTTATATATAAACCTTTGTATGCGATTAATAATATACCATGGTTCTGCAAAATTAAGTCAACATTTTATACCTCACCTGCATGGGCTGCTTTTGACTGGATTCACTGTATCACAATTCCTGttctcccattcattctgattttactgctcaatgctttgactgtcagacacattttagtggccattaGAATTCGTAGGAGACTCCAGGTCCGCAGCAACGTTGAgaatcagagtgacccagagatgaaGAACCGGagaaaatccatcattttgctCTTCTGTGTCTcgagcagttttatcctgttatggttgCTGTTTCTTATAACTGTACTCTATGTCCGAATTGCGAAAATTACTTATTTCTCGGGTTCAAATTACAGTGGATCAATTTTTACCCTGGAGGAAGGCGGATATATGCTTCAGATTTTGAGTTCTTGCATAAAcccatttatttatgcagggacccagagtaaattcagagatGAGTTaaggaatggggtgaaatatccatgGACTCTGATTGCTAAATTATTTAAAAAATGA